A stretch of DNA from Henriciella sp. AS95:
AGGTCCGCAGGCCCACGAGAAAGACGATATCGTCGCCTTCACCGCCTGCGGCTTTGATCATGTCGCGTGTCTCACCGAAGGCGCTTTGCCATTCGACGCCGACATAAGGCGCAAACTCCCTCCTGATTTCATAACGAAGCCGCAAGCCGGCATCGAGTGTGCTAAGTCCCGCGCCCGTTTCCCTTTCCGGTATGTCCTGCGCGGAAAGATTTGCTTCGATCCGAGGCTGCAAGATCAACCGCTGGGTCAGGAGCAACTCATATTCAGCCTCGATGCGGGCCGTTACATCGCCTTTTTCACTGAGAAAGGCGGAAGCGTCGACTTCGAACCAGTAGGGCGCCAGACCATTCAGTGCGACGACCCCATGCGCGAGACTATCCGGTTCGATGTCGTAGCGAACGCCCGCCTGAACATTCCAGAAAGGCGCAACCGCACGGGAATAGAGCGCCTGGATCTCGGCGTCATCCACGCCCTCTCCATTCAGAGAGGCGCGGCCCTCGCTCTTGAACCAGAGCTTGTTGATATCGCCTCCATACCAAGCCTGTCCGTTCCAGTACAAACTGTCGCCCTCGTCAGACATCTGAGCCTCGAGCTGGTTGAAGAGGATGTAGAAGCTCTTCTGGTCTCCGCCTTCGGCAAGAACGTCCCGGCGAGCCTCCGCCATTGCATCCTCGCCGTAGATGGCGTCGGCCTGATCCCAGGGCGGGGTTTGATTTGTGTCTTCCGCGAACGCGCTGCCGGTCGCGTAGAGCGCGAAGCCGAGGAGGAGAGGGGCTGCCAAATTCTGTTTCATCATGATTTTCCCTCCCCATGGTTCATGCCGTGATGGTCCATGGGCATATTCATCTGACCTGCCGGCATTTTTTCAGCTGGTGTCGTATCGTCTGCTGGCGGAATGACGCTGACGACCTGCATCATGCCAGCGTGCATGTGGTAAAGCAGATGGCAGTGGAACGCCCAGTCACCGACATGTTCTGCGGTGATGTCGACGCTGACCCTGTCTGCAGGCTTGACCGTTACTGTGTGCTTTCGAGGCATGTGATGACCACCGCCATTCACGAGATCGAAAAACATGCCGTGCAAATGGATCGGGTGTGGCATCATTGTATCGTTTACGAGCGTCAGGCGAACACGTTCACCCTCGTAGAACTTGATTGACTCGGTTACCTCGGAGAATTTTACACCGTCGAACGACCACATGTAGCGTTCCATGTTCGACGTCAGATGAATGACAATTTCGCGGCCAGGCGGGCGATGGTCCTCATTCATGTCGAGCGCGCGAAGCTGGTTATAGGTGAGCGTGCGGTGGGGGACATCATCAAGCCCGAGACCGGGTTCGCCCAAGCGGCTCATCGTCATGCCTGATACTTTTGCGACACCGGGGCCGCGCTCTATATCTGCTTCGATCTTGACGGGCTGGACCGCCGGACCATGAGGATCGGGCATCATCGACATGGCACCCATGTCGTGGCCTTTCATGTCGTCCCCGGCCGTCGCGGTGTCCGGACCATGATCCATGCTCCCCATGCCTGACATGCCCGCCATGTCTCCATGGGCCATTCCCATGTCCCGCATGGTCAGCATGGGCACGGGACGAAGCGCAGGCGCATCGGCCCGCATACCGGCACGCGGGCCGAGCGTGGCGACGGCCTGGCCGGAGCGGTCGATCGATTCGGCAACAAAGGCGTAGGCGCGCGCTTCGGTCGGCGCGATGATGACATCATACGTCTCGGCCACGCCCATCTGGAACTCGTCGGTCTCAACCGGCTGGACATTCAGACCGTCGGCCTGGACCACCGTCATCGGCAAGCCCGGGAGGCGGACATTGAAGAGGGTCATGGCGGAGGCGTTGATAATGCGCAGGCGAACCCGCTCGCCCGGCTGGAAGACCATATTGAAATTATCGGCCGTCGAATGGCCATTGATCAGGTAGGTGTAGGTTTCGCCGGTCACGTCTGCGAGATCGCGCGGGCTCATTCGCATCTGCCCCCACATGCCGCCAAGCCCGGTTGGGTTCGACAGGGTCGGGCGGTTGAAATTCAGGCTCTCGGCATTCTTCTTGAGCTTGTCGAAGATCCGGTGCGGATGCGTGAAACTCCAGTCGCTGAGGACGAGCACATATTCCCGGTCATAAGCCACTGGATCTGTACCTGCCGGATCTATGACGATCGGACCGTAATGGCCGAGTTGTTCCTGCAGACCAGAATGGGAGTGATACCAGTAAGTGCCATTTTGCGGCACCTTGAACTGATATTTGAACGTTTCGCCCGGTTTGATGCCCGGGAAGCTGACGCCCGGCACGCCGTCCATATGGAAGGGGACAAGCAGTCCGTGCCAATGGATCGAGGTGTCTTCGGCAAGCCGGTTGGTGACGTTCATTGTAACGTCATCGCCCTCGCGCAAACGCAAGAGCGGGCCGGGAAGTGTGCCATTGATTCCGGTTGCCATACCGACTTTGCCGTTGAGCCTGACCGGGAACTGCCCGATTTCGAGGTCGAAGCGCGTGCCCGAAAGTGAGGGCACACCAAGGTTTCCGTTGCTGGAAGATTTTGCCCAAGCGGGCAGGAGGCTGCTTGCCCCCCAGGCTGCGCCGGTGCCGAGCACCGTCTGCAGCATATGTCGTCTGTTCAACATAATCGTCTCCGTGAGGTGAATTTATGCAATCGGGCTGCTAATGCAGCGACGCACGAAATCAGCTCAGGGAACGCACCTTTAATGTGACTGGCGTTTGTTGCAGCAGGTAACTTCGGACCTCAGGCCAGGGCGTGCGGACATTGACGACGCGCTTCCATGCGTGTTGCCATGAGGGTGTAGCAAGCCCGATGGGCGTCGTATCGCCTGATACGTGCTGGACCGGGTTCGCCGTCTTGTCGGCTTGGGCGACCGTTGCTGTCTGAAGCTTGCAGTGATCAGTCTCATCATCGCAGGGCGCCTCAGGCCCATCGGCGGGCGCCTGGTGAGAATGA
This window harbors:
- a CDS encoding copper resistance protein B, whose amino-acid sequence is MMKQNLAAPLLLGFALYATGSAFAEDTNQTPPWDQADAIYGEDAMAEARRDVLAEGGDQKSFYILFNQLEAQMSDEGDSLYWNGQAWYGGDINKLWFKSEGRASLNGEGVDDAEIQALYSRAVAPFWNVQAGVRYDIEPDSLAHGVVALNGLAPYWFEVDASAFLSEKGDVTARIEAEYELLLTQRLILQPRIEANLSAQDIPERETGAGLSTLDAGLRLRYEIRREFAPYVGVEWQSAFGETRDMIKAAGGEGDDIVFLVGLRTWY
- a CDS encoding copper resistance system multicopper oxidase, giving the protein MLNRRHMLQTVLGTGAAWGASSLLPAWAKSSSNGNLGVPSLSGTRFDLEIGQFPVRLNGKVGMATGINGTLPGPLLRLREGDDVTMNVTNRLAEDTSIHWHGLLVPFHMDGVPGVSFPGIKPGETFKYQFKVPQNGTYWYHSHSGLQEQLGHYGPIVIDPAGTDPVAYDREYVLVLSDWSFTHPHRIFDKLKKNAESLNFNRPTLSNPTGLGGMWGQMRMSPRDLADVTGETYTYLINGHSTADNFNMVFQPGERVRLRIINASAMTLFNVRLPGLPMTVVQADGLNVQPVETDEFQMGVAETYDVIIAPTEARAYAFVAESIDRSGQAVATLGPRAGMRADAPALRPVPMLTMRDMGMAHGDMAGMSGMGSMDHGPDTATAGDDMKGHDMGAMSMMPDPHGPAVQPVKIEADIERGPGVAKVSGMTMSRLGEPGLGLDDVPHRTLTYNQLRALDMNEDHRPPGREIVIHLTSNMERYMWSFDGVKFSEVTESIKFYEGERVRLTLVNDTMMPHPIHLHGMFFDLVNGGGHHMPRKHTVTVKPADRVSVDITAEHVGDWAFHCHLLYHMHAGMMQVVSVIPPADDTTPAEKMPAGQMNMPMDHHGMNHGEGKS